A DNA window from Helianthus annuus cultivar XRQ/B chromosome 15, HanXRQr2.0-SUNRISE, whole genome shotgun sequence contains the following coding sequences:
- the LOC110914410 gene encoding uncharacterized protein LOC110914410, whose translation MALVNNRIINRQDALLGAIQGNLAYGKFMFTIYPKFALHRDSKDFDKTLSFIHQCERTDLMEPGNKVFTINYLISYALTNSTHSIEYKEKENITIEDIFSEIGIIEGSKFSEPSQLQENWAIDIARNKHILGTKPRHSFAGPSLQIRESSNAEDLMRSMSERIDKYGEILKEVIGT comes from the coding sequence ATGGCCCTTGTTAATAATAGAATTATTAATAGGCAAGACGCTCTTCTGGGAGCAATTCAAGGAAATTTAGCTTATGGTAAATTCATGTTTACTATTTATCCTAAATTTGCTTTACATCGAGACTCAAAAGATTTTGATAAAACTCTAAGTTTTATACACCAATGTGAAAGAACTGACCTTATGGAACCAGGAAATAAAGTTTTTACGATTAATTATTTAATTTCGTATGCTTTAACTAATAGTACTCATTCAATTGAGTATAAGGAAAAAGAAAATATAACAATTGAAGATATTTTCTCAGAAATTGGAATTATCGAAGGAAGTAAATTTTCTGAACCTTCacaattacaagaaaattggGCAATTGATATTGCAAGAAATAAACATATTCTAGGAACAAAACCTAGACACAGTTTTGCTGGACCCTCTTTACAAATAAGAGAATCTAGTAATGCTGAAGACTTAATGCGATCCATGTCTGAAAGGATAGACAAATATGGAGAAATCTTAAAAGAGGTTATTGGGACGTAA